ttattggttgaaacttcttcttttttcttcttacaaaaagtttcttctcatttgaaccctccaccaACATGTTAAACTTAAAATGTCCCAAATGGGTTTAACAACACCCATAACCATTGTTTGTCTCCGTCACCTCCCCCACTTCACCCTCTTGGGGGAGCAAAGATAACCGACGAAACCGACCCAAATATAATCGATAACCAAACTGAACCGATGTATCTAGAATAGGAGCAACCACGGGTTTGTGTTGCATGTGTTCTGTGTGTACATTGCATCAAACATGTGTTTTGATTTGTATTGTGCGTGCGTGCTAGGTTGAAATTGAAAATGGTTGTTACATGTGCATCAAGCATAGCAGTAGCAACAGTATAGAATCAGACAAAATGGATCAACAGTCAACAGCAACAAATTGGATCAGAAACAGAAAAACGGATCAGCAGCAGCACCACCACCTTCGCCTCTGCCACCAATCACCATCGCCGCCGCCTCACCACCCCCGACACCATATCACAGTCATCCCCACCGCTGCCACCATACCACATCCACCTCCTCCAATAGCCACCGTAAAAAAATATAACGCGTGAACCCACTTTGGTGCTTTCTTCTAAAACGACTCCTTTCAACTCCACCCCATTTTGGCCAGAATCCACTTTGACCCGAACCAGATTGATACTTTCTTTTAAAAGGCCCGTTTTGACCCGTCACCCGCCTGACCCATCCAGTTTGCCATTCTTAGTCTCACTCGGAATCTATTACGATGAGGTATATTGCTGATGTCACTTGGTTACAAGGTGCCATGGAGGATGAGTGTGCTCAGCGATCTATGTTTTACAAATTACAGATTATATTAATCAAGGTTTAAAGAACTCAATCTTTTACATATGTTCCTCATGACACTTCTTAATATACTTCGTTCGCTATATTATACAGTAAGTTAGTGTTACTGAAGGCTAAATAACGAGGTAACAAGGCATGTCATCAAAGTTAAATCATTACTACTAACAATTCAATTCACAATAGATTAAAACACTAGATAAAAAATCGATAAAACTAACTAAAGCTTAACAATAAGTAAAAGAAATATCGACACGCCCATTCTAAACAGCCAAGACAAACTGAGAAGATTTAGGCTGTTAGCTAATTGTAACTAAACGACAATTCACAATTTACCTGGAATGATGACCACTATAGGATGCCGCTTGATGTCGGCTCACCGTATGATAACATAAGAGACTCATGTTCTCCATCATTATACGTCACTTTCCCAAAATCGGATTGAACAAGGGACGTCATGTGTGACATTCTAATTGTTTCCAACTCTGTGGCTACTTCTTTCATTGTCGGTCTATTTTTCCCACTCAAATTTAAGCATCGTGTTGCTAAATTTGCTACTTCCATTAACACATCCCTGCCACCTTCCCTCACCATCTTTGCATCAAGAATCGACATCACTCGCTCTTCGTCAAAAGCCGTCATAAAATGTGTAGCCAAGCTTCTGTTTCCGCCAAATCTACTTACACAAATCGGTTTCTCTCCGGTTAAAAGCTCTACCAAAACAACTCCAAAACTATAAACATCACTTTTTTCAGTAAACTGACTAGACTGAAAATACTCTGGATCCAAGTAGCCAATCGTCCCTTGGACTAAGGTGGTTAGGTGAGTTTGACCTATTGAGACAAACCTTGAAGTCCCAAAATCGGATATTTTCGCTCTATATTTTTCATCCAAAAGTATATTAGTCGATTTAATGTCCCTATGGTAGATAGGAACTGAAATTGCCGAATGTAAGTAAGAAAGTGCTCCGGCAACTTCTGTGGCTATTTGTAACCGCATATTTAAAGAAATGAAAACCTCATTATTTTCATCATGAATATGATCATACAAGGTCCCATTTGGAATGAACTCTGAAACTAGTATAGGAACATCGGTTTCTAAGCAAAACCCCAATAGTTTGACCACATTTCTATGGTTGACTTGAGAAAGAATGACCATCTCATTGATGAATAGCTCTAGTTGACTTAGGTCAACGGCCTTTGACTTCTTGACTGCTACGATCTTTCCATCGGTCAACATGCCTTTGTATACTGTACCTTGCCCTCCTCGGCCAATAATCCTATTCTCATTAAAGTAATCGGTTGCCTTTTCCAGCTCACTGGAAGTGAAAAGCTTGGTTTTATTAACTAAACCTTCATCACCCGCTTCTTGTTGCTTTAGAAGTAGACCCCCATTGCGTTCGAAACACTTTTTCTTCCGTCTTTTGTCTTTGGCTCTTTGTATTACTTTGTACAACACAAAGCCTACGGCTGTAAGAACTAGGACCAGAATACTTATGCCAACACCTAATGATTATCGGCCAAGAAAACATTAAATTAATACAGATTTTACCAAACTTGTATCATTTATGCTTTGTGTTTTAAACTTTGTACACATGAAATGAGCTGGTAATACCTAGAAAAACAGCCCGGGACGATGACGGTTTGCTGCCACCATTATGGAAGTGATGATCACAAACAAAGGTCCTCACACCACCGTACGATACTTTGTATCCGCAGACGCCCCATCCTTCCATACACTTTGTACATTCTTCCGGAACTAAAACCACACAAAATAAGTAACTAATAAGCGTTTTATTTTTCTAATTCAGACTAAAAATCATTCCAAAATATACTAAAAAGTATAATCACAAGCAAAAATCAATACCTTTGCATCCACcagacagataagggtttccttcTTCTAATTCGGACTCACAGCTACACTTCACAGTGTTAACCGAACTATCACTACCCTTCTTCAACTCATGTCTGCTAAAATTATACCCACAGCCCGCTTCACTAAATTCATTATCCGACAATGTCCACCGAAGTACAACCGCAATCAAAGAATCATCCCCAGCAACAAACCGGCCCGAAAACAGCTCATCAACATAAGAATTATCAGCCACCAAGAAGGCCGAAACACACGATTCCCCACTCGCGGTCACATTCACACTATACATATCCATATAATAAGGAATGCTAGTCTGACAACAATTAATCCCATCACAATAGCTTCTGTTAACACTCCCGGATTCTTGAGAGCATATCGTCGAACACCCGGTGTGCATGTTTCCATCACTTAATATTTCACCAGTACCACACCCCTGAACAATAAACTTATTATGCAATTTGGAAAACAAGAAAGGGGTGTCAGCAAGATTCGAAATCTGTGTAGTGTTGCAAGCAGAGGTCATTGGGAGATTAACAAGAACCATCTGTTGGGTTAAGTCTACAGCTAACAATGGGAGGTTGTTGAGAGCAGATAGAAAGGGTTTAGAGGAGTTAATGCAATCAACAGCGTACCATTTGTTGAGAAAGCAGTTGGGTCCAATTCCAAAAGGGTATGGAAGTGTGATATTCCCACAGGTGTCTGTGCATCCTGGTTTGGAGTAACTGGGTGCTGCCATTGGCAAGGAGGATATGAAGATGGTTAAAAGGATAATGTGAGGCAGCTTCATTGCCTCTGGTTCCAGTGTGAATGACAGACAAATGGTGGTGGTTGGGGATATGTTTTTGGCAGTGGATATGTTAACGGCCAAATTTAGCGGGTCCGTAACTACCGACACCGTGCAAGACTTGTTGTTGACCACAACATTTTCCACCGTAATTTAAGgcgtttgatttttttttttagcgTGTTAAGCATGTCaggtatattattattattattattattattattattattattattattattattattattattccatatataaattagcaactttCTTGTGCACCAtgacttgtacattatgctttagaACTTTTTCAAACAAAAAAACTTCATTTTCCACTTTAAACCTTAAAgttttttcttttacattttaacccatttcaaatttttacttttaacttaaACTTTTTCACCTTttgtaatttaacacaacactttattatttacaactttggtcccccatactttttgtctttcgcaagtttttcgttttacgtttcgttctaaattttgcgagttaacatgtcgtagcgtgcatgtgaggttcaatgttttttgctctatttttccATATTTGACAAATccgtcgcaacgcgtccatttttCCCTTTTAAAGGTTCGTCGCAacgggcgggtcctagatcgactaagttattattttctacgttttacgtctCTGATTAATTTCTTCAcattaacacactgtaacgggtgtgcgtggttcaacgatattagtctgcttttcgttcagtgtaatttttaccattttatctattttatttttacgatgttgagagtcgatgtcgttgtggcattggtactacttggcacggttttacgaatgcttttaacctattaaattttttactaatattttgtttcggtttacccctatacttcatttacttaaaaactattttttacatgcatattttatgtatgggtatgtataaatatgatttgttctaaaTTCCAACGAAAacttttttatagacgagtcaggtcaaatataatacgttttcgtttaaagaaaccatttttacgtgcatatttttatgtacgttttggtataaattcaagttgttctacatttcgacgtaaacttttttgggaaatgattcaggtcaaatataatatgttgtcgtgtttattttatatatgtttcgtaaagtttgttttgaaccgagtggagtcaaattatggtttctttttctcctttttttttgaaagctctaattaatcccctTTGATTACATGCGCATATTctccttcatacccgttacgttttctatgtatgagttgggtcacatataatacgttatgattgttcgatatgaatttgatttactttacgtttgatccaatcacaacgcttatacaggttacattgagttcaactggatacgtcgaaatatgtgttttcatatggttaatgcatcatataacgtttggactaatacATTCAATGTTTAcaatgtacccgcgccgcaacacgggcgggtcttaaccctagttcCATATATAACTTAGCAAGTTTTTTGTGCATAATAACTTGTAACTTATGCTTTAggcatttttcaaaaaaaaaacttgattttttacttttaatccaaaagtttttaccttttgcaattttaaccctacataatctgtttttttaactttaaccgaaaacttttcattattttcaatttaacttcacaacttttgtcacttccATATATAACTTAGCAAGTTTTTGTGCATAATAATTTGTAACTTGTGCTTTGggcatttttcaaaaaaaaaaacttgattttttacttttaatccaaaagtttttaccttttgcaatttaaccctacataatctgtttttttttaactttaaccaaaacttttcattatttcaatttaacttcacaacttttgtcacttatagttttcatctttcgcaaattttcgttttacgtatagttctaaatttttcgagttaatacgacgcaacttACGAGTGTGcttcaacttttttatgttttgtttcaaattttgcaagttaacacgccgcaacgtgcatgtgtggttcaacgtttttacctctattttttcatgtttgacaggttcatcgcaacacgcagatcctaggtcgagtcagtgttggtggtcgatgacatttgtgtgacattagtacgatttgacaccgttttacgccccgctgcAACGCGAGGTGTgctttggggggttttcaaagaaaaaatggttatgcatatggttgtcgtaaccttGCCTTTGTGAGTTTtccaaaaaaatggtttttttttacttttcacccaaaagtatttcataaattacttttaaaccaaaactatttgtttttgttacttttaaccaaaaacttttgtatcttttgcaatctatccttacaacttttttttactttcaactttggtcctttatagttcattttccgcaaaattttcgctttatgcttggttctaaattttgtgtcttaacacatcgcaacgtgtatctttggtttaacgtttttacgtttcgttctaaattttgcgagttaacacgatgcaacgtgcgtgtgtgggcgAACGtctttacatcgtctattttttcccgtttgacaggtttaacataacgtgcgggtcctagatcgacttagttataactaaagaatcctcGCTGTATTGCGGCGGGTAgcattccgacgtaaacttttttttacagacgagtcaggtcaaatataatacgttttcgtttaaagaaaccagtTTTATATGCATATTTTTAtttacgttttggtataaattcaagttgttctacgtttcgacgtaaacttttttgggaaataATTCacgtcaaatataatatgttttcgtgcttattttatgtatgtttcgtaaagtttgtttcgaaccgagtggagtcaaattatggtttctttttcatcccttttttcgaaagctctaattaatccatttcgattacatgtgcatattttccttcatacccgttacattttctatgtatgagttgggtcacatataatacgttgtGATTATTCGATATGAATTTGTTTCACTTTActtttgatccaatcacaatgcttatatatgttacattgagttcaactgggtacgtcgaaatgtgtgttttcatatggttaatgcatcatataacgtttggactaatccattcaatgcTTACGATGTACCCGCAACATgggcgggtctt
Above is a window of Helianthus annuus cultivar XRQ/B chromosome 14, HanXRQr2.0-SUNRISE, whole genome shotgun sequence DNA encoding:
- the LOC110912331 gene encoding putative wall-associated receptor kinase-like 16 isoform X3 is translated as MDPLNLAVNISTAKNISPTTTMCLSFTQEPEAMKLPHIILLLTIFISSIPMAAPAPSYSKPGCTDTCGNITLPYPFGMGPNCFLNKWFIVQGCGTGEILSDGNMHTGCSTICSQECGSVNRSYCDGINCCQTSIPYYMDMYSVNVTASGESCVSAFLVADNSYVDELFSGRFVAGNGSLIAVVLRWTLSDNEFSEAGCGYNFSRHELKKGSDRSVNTVKCSCESELEEGNPYLSGGCKVPEECTKCMEGWGVCGYKVSYGGVRTFVCDHHFHNGGSKPSSSRAVFLGVGISILVLVLTAVGFVLYKVIQRAKDKRRKKKCFERNGGLLLKQQEAGDEGLVNKTKLFTSSELEKATDYFNENRIIGRGGQGTVYKGMLTDGKIVAVKKSKAVDLSQLELFINEMVILSQVNHRNVVKLLGFCLETDVPILVSEFIPNGTLYDHIHDENNEVFISLNMRLQIATEVAGALSYLHSAISVPIYHRDIKSTNILLDEKYRAKISDFGTSRFVSIGQTHLTTLVQGTIGYLDPEYFQSSQFTEKSDVYSFGVVLVELLTGEKPICVSRFGGNRSLATHFMTAFDEERVMSILDAKMVREGGRDVLMEVANLATRCLNLSGKNRPTMKEVATELETIRMSHMTSLVQSDFGKVTYNDGEHESLMLSYGEPTSSGIL
- the LOC110912331 gene encoding wall-associated receptor kinase-like 2 isoform X1; its protein translation is MDPLNLAVNISTAKNISPTTTMCLSFTQEPEAMKLPHIILLLTIFISSIPMAAPAPSYSKPGCTDTCGNITLPYPFGMGPNCFLNKWYAVDCINSSKPFLSALNNLPLLAVDLTQQMVLVNLPMTSACNTTQILNLAHTPFLFSKLHNRFIVQGCGTGEILSDGNMHTGCSTICSQECGSVNRSYCDGINCCQTSIPYYMDMYSVNVTASGESCVSAFLVADNSYVDELFSGRFVAGNGSLIAVVLRWTLSDNEFSEAGCGYNFSRHELKKGSDRSVNTVKCSCESELEEGNPYLSGGCKVPEECTKCMEGWGVCGYKVSYGGVRTFVCDHHFHNGGSKPSSSRAVFLGVGISILVLVLTAVGFVLYKVIQRAKDKRRKKKCFERNGGLLLKQQEAGDEGLVNKTKLFTSSELEKATDYFNENRIIGRGGQGTVYKGMLTDGKIVAVKKSKAVDLSQLELFINEMVILSQVNHRNVVKLLGFCLETDVPILVSEFIPNGTLYDHIHDENNEVFISLNMRLQIATEVAGALSYLHSAISVPIYHRDIKSTNILLDEKYRAKISDFGTSRFVSIGQTHLTTLVQGTIGYLDPEYFQSSQFTEKSDVYSFGVVLVELLTGEKPICVSRFGGNRSLATHFMTAFDEERVMSILDAKMVREGGRDVLMEVANLATRCLNLSGKNRPTMKEVATELETIRMSHMTSLVQSDFGKVTYNDGEHESLMLSYGEPTSSGIL
- the LOC110912331 gene encoding wall-associated receptor kinase-like 2 isoform X2, giving the protein MKLPHIILLTIFISSLPMAAPSYSKPGCTDTCGNITLPYPFGIGPNCFLNKWYAVDCINSSKPFLSALNNLPLLAVDLTQQMVLVNLPMTSACNTTQISNLADTPFLFSKLHNKFIVQGCGTGEILSDGNMHTGCSTICSQESGSVNRSYCDGINCCQTSIPYYMDMYSVNVTASGESCVSAFLVADNSYVDELFSGRFVAGDDSLIAVVLRWTLSDNEFSEAGCGYNFSRHELKKGSDSSVNTVKCSCESELEEGNPYLSGGCKVPEECTKCMEGWGVCGYKVSYGGVRTFVCDHHFHNGGSKPSSSRAVFLGVGISILVLVLTAVGFVLYKVIQRAKDKRRKKKCFERNGGLLLKQQEAGDEGLVNKTKLFTSSELEKATDYFNENRIIGRGGQGTVYKGMLTDGKIVAVKKSKAVDLSQLELFINEMVILSQVNHRNVVKLLGFCLETDVPILVSEFIPNGTLYDHIHDENNEVFISLNMRLQIATEVAGALSYLHSAISVPIYHRDIKSTNILLDEKYRAKISDFGTSRFVSIGQTHLTTLVQGTIGYLDPEYFQSSQFTEKSDVYSFGVVLVELLTGEKPICVSRFGGNRSLATHFMTAFDEERVMSILDAKMVREGGRDVLMEVANLATRCLNLSGKNRPTMKEVATELETIRMSHMTSLVQSDFGKVTYNDGEHESLMLSYGEPTSSGIL